A single window of Rana temporaria chromosome 1, aRanTem1.1, whole genome shotgun sequence DNA harbors:
- the LOC120924965 gene encoding interleukin-8-like codes for MTRLYTIYSIRFSATKQKVLKTAQLRQTRKPAKQIHKKTMMFFKAACATLTLFLLFTTAAEAMSLIRSASELRCQCVKLESKQISTKIMANIEVIPSGPHCKNVEVIITLKDGNMVCVDPSASWVERIIKLILERQQNEAEAV; via the exons ATGACCAGGCTCTATACTATATATTCTATTCGCTTTTCAGCTACAAAACAGAAGGTCTTGAAAACAGCTCAGCTAAGGCAAACTAGGAAGCCTGCCAAGCAAATCCACAAGAAAACCATGATGTTCTTCAAAGCAGCTTGTGCCACCCTTACCCTCTTCCTGCTTTTCACCACTGCAGCAGAAG CTATGTCTTTAATAAGATCAGCGTCAGAATTAAGGTGCCAGTGTGTGAAGCTTGAATCAAAACAAATATCTACCAAAATAATGGCAAATATAGAGGTGATTCCTAGTGGCCCCCACTGCAAAAATGTTGAAGTAAT AATTACTCTAAAAGATGGAAACATGGTCTGTGTGGATCCTTCTGCTTCTTGGGTAGAGCGCATCATCAAGTTAATATTAGAAAG ACAGCAAAATGAGGCAGAAGCTGTTTAA